The genome window AACCGATTCAAACCCAATTTGGCCatatctcaaaaacaaaaaagtttttcgtactaaaacatgatttttgaccCACCAAAAACATGTGTATATTCAGTTAATAGGTAATATCATCCAAAAACATCAGCCAAAAGTTATAtatcaaataccaaaaaacgagtattacaacaaattgaaaataaattaaaatcgtttaatccgctttgtcaaaaatcgccgaAATGTaagctcgcctacccccggctcgcttcgctcgcggtgaggtgcggctacagtcgagcacgctcgacagtaggataccctgaacccatgtactcttttataaaagttgattgttgcccattttcaatgggctcagggtatcaaaaattacacacgagAAACTATGagcaactttcggttttctgaagtcactgtgcttatcactgcagactacgttattaatgcctcactgaactaatacatcactcgattacgattacgacttgcgatttaccaatttatcaatttctaattaattttaaataagtttaatataataaactttaatataataaacttatttaaaattaattagaaattgataaattggtaaatcgtcgtaatcgtaatcgcttaatcgatgtagcgtgtgtcaagagtagccacaaactacaactttgctcagcctgcaatctggcagcacccattttttctctctctctcccacttacgcaacaaattcaagcctgccaaaggctgctgcagtgcgcgcgaaatttgaaataaaaggcaatgtctaattttatgagattcttaaagcggaaaatgctaagcttttttttacaacgataataagcagatacttattatataaatgtgtaaggaatcaaaaaaaattataaattaaaattattattttgcagctttgcagtgctgcaaaatgatcgctatttctctcatgcaatttcatacatagctatcagcttctgctgatttttgccatgcaaaaatacatatttatatattaacacaattatattttaatcaaattgtatatttgtatatacataaattatacattatcattttcattacatgatatcgataatatttttgcttatcgcttgattcttatttggtacccaaaagaaaatgggtactaattcgttatgtctttgtgcgcgccttgcatacaaacgtgaacgtcgtttaatacgcatacttctcaaccgattgttcagttagggagtgctatgtcaaaaattgcgcctgtaaatcattttgtgcaatttgtgggcgaagggggcgtggcatcaaaaattggaaacaaacttgacctgcgtatggtattcacaaacctgcactccaaatttgaagtctctagcacttatagtatctgagatcgacgcgttcaaacagacagacagacagacgaataGACAGACGGgtagggctagatcgactcggctgttgatcctgatcaagaatatatatactttatgggttctgccacccctccttctgcctgttacatacattctgccaaacacattatacccttttttgcccattttcaatgggctcagggtataaaaacccTATTTCACCTGGAAAattttacctgagtactttagaaaggTTAACAGGTACGCCTTAAATccctcaaacatacctttccttacgatatatagtacatacacgtatatgtaaattagcttctatggtttgaaaactgttggggtttcaattttagcgtgATGTAGCGATTTGCCGCTAAGCTAGCTAGTTTTTCAGCTAGCTAGTCGTAGTTGaaacatttctatattttcaaaaaggaaTAAGTTCCCATCGTCAAATCTAAactttttagcgctttgatacaaacagacaaacaaacaacaaattttgcatttaattttgagaagtccactaaaaatatcaaatttaattatcttttgaactagttgtcggattttgATGATGGAGGTATCAAACATCGCGTATtcttaatacaaataaataataaaaaaaatagcaagttttaccaaaaggccccattagctgcaatcatttaaagtATGCCCTCCCACCTCTATgacattttgttagttaggacttaacttttcgatcggtatataactcgatctgatcgttCGCAGCAGTTTtcaatattagctgtatatattgctagtcgcctttcgcacccttcgtgctgctttcgtcacacGTCCTTGCAGGACGTATATGCTTACATATTCATAATATTCTCTGAATGATAATTTTAGACCACTTTACAATAGCAAAATACATACAGTGCTCGACTCAGACTCTACTAAATGCATTAGTTCTGCCCAGAACTTCATAAAAACAAAGGTGAAGAGTcataaaagttttcttttgcatTATGTTATGAACTCACTAAAAAACTCTAcgcgaggtaaaagtctagtgacgaaagcaatttctagccccaaaatttctgatatccaattttaagacgaacaaaattcaattttaaataataatataaattaagaaataaaaaacgaaaatttgcattatgcactgtgagcaaaaagggtgagcttctttgtacataaaaattactttttgcgcagtgccgaatgccaattttcgctttttttttattaatttatattttaatttaaaatttttagattaaactgaattttgatcatcacaaaattggatcagaaattttgggcctagaaattgctttcgtcactagacttttacctcatgTAGAGGTTTTCTTGTGGAACATCAAAAGTTTgtgcaattgcattttgagaagtccactaaaattttcaaatttatttatcttttgaaccagttatcggatttgggtgatcgaggtatcaatcgacgcgtattgttaattagaatttttaataaatacaaaattttaccaaaaagccctaacagccccattagctgcaatcatttaaattgttctcCTCCTACTTACAcacccgtatctcatgacccaggtgaattagaaaaagttttagtatgccattttgtaagttaggactgaaccttttgatcggtatataactcgatctgatcggacactGTTGCAGACTATTTTATACTCCTAAAAGagtaacatacatatttataagtatcTTACCTTGAAGTACAGTTGTAAGGATACTGTCTCGATAGGGTATCATCGAGTAGCCAGCGGACATTGACAGCAGCACCTTATTTATGCACAACAGTCCCTTATTAATGCAGACGCCCTCGGCACGGGCTAAGCCTTCGTTACCAGTACGACGAACACCTTCTGAGCCAGCCAAATCGACAATGTTGAGGCGGGCATGACTATTTCCCTTGATCACGTGTATGGTTACAATGGCATGGGAGCGGGAGCTGTTCCCGTTCATGCTGGTGGGTCGTACATGTCGATTTTTTATGCCCAACTTGAGTATCTGTTGCAAATCCATTTGGTTCCTCAGGGGCATATAGACACTGCTAGAAAATCGCCGCTGGCTTCGAGATGCTATAGGTTGATCCGCATTAAGCGCGAGAAGATCGTAAGCCTTTTCATTGTATATCTCTATGAATGAAGCCGACACCAATGTGGGAGGAGTATCGTTCTCTTTTTGCTGCTTGAGTTCCGATAATTGCTTCAATATATCATTGAGGCAACGTGGAACTACACCCAAATGATCCTCTGTCATTGGCTATATTAGGAAAATATCGTTAGTTTTATGTTGATTCGTAAATGTACactcattaaaattaactcaCTTCTGCGGTCATGCCCATTGAGTAGCTCTTGCCAGTGCCCGTTTGTCCGTAGGCCAATGCCGTGCAATCATAACCAGACAATACCTTAAGCACCAGCGGATGAACAATAGCATCGTAGATCTCCGACTGTGTTACGCTAGAGTTGAAGGCATAATCAAAGCTGTACACGTTCCCATCGACAATCAGTGTCTATtgagtttttaattgatattattaGTACTTAACTGTATATTAAATAGTGTGGCTATAACTGTACTTACATTGGAACACTCCTctgaataattaattatatttttcccCTTTAGGTTGTTTCCCTCCATTAATGATTTACGCATGGGAGCCTCACGCACCGCTATGAGTACGGAGTTTTTATCAGAATCCATTTAGCTAAATTAAAAACCGATTGCAAAACAAAGATGTCACTTTTCAAAAATTGGTGGGTTGCTAATTAGTGTTGGGTAGAGTTGAGCCCTTTCGTTCTGATCAAGTCTAAATGAACAGTAGAGTTGGATCGTTTCGTACTGAAAAGTTCAAATGAACGGGTCATTGAAATGAACAAGGGAACTTATTCTCATTATAGCTCATTTTGATCAGTGGGTCCGTAGCTtgcgaaaaataaatattttgttttcattatcaACCCTGGAGTTGTTGAAATTCGAAGAAACATTTGCTTTTGATATAAACtattaatttctattaaaatattcaaaagaaaGCGAAGTTCTGTTTGGAATTTCTTTATTGCAAGGGAGGATGGAATGGATGGATGCATATATTGCAAGGCCAGTTAGTAAAGTTATGGCCTTTATTCCCCAAAATGTGCATCTGGGGTAGCGCGCTTTAAAAAGTTAGCAACGATATTTTAGGCGGTGccacatttaatatttatgtacaagtgCTGCCACTTTGTCAGTCAGCTTTCTGCTATAGTCATACGCATATAATCCGAGCCATATAAGCCAGCCTTCTCTTGCATAGTAGTTCAGTTCACGTTGGAGCTTCCAGCCCGATAGGATTTGCTTATGAACTTTTTGgggttaatttacaattaattaattttctaaataactgtctgataactttctttaaattaaattgaaaaagctTCTTCAAACTTGTagctttaatttgcttttttcgctttttgggCCGTTCTTCCTGAGAAAAGATATTGAGGTTTGAGAACAAGGTACACATTTTGGAGTTCATTTTGTATGAGCCTTTCACTATGGAAGCGGCgctctttaaaaaatatctcaaaaacgtactgaaaactttttttaagggGAAATTGTAGACTTTAATCATGCATTAGCGGTTTTCGTGGCCATTCTCTCTGAGCTTAGATTTTTAAGAAATGGTGAATATGTAAACTTTTTCACTCCTTATCTTTACTTGTTTCACCCAATTCAAAGGctgaaattgccaaaaatattgctaaaaactataaataaataaattttctacaATTCTGCATCATtactttattgatttaatgtcgaaaacatttcaaaatgatGAAATTCACAACTCATGAACCATGAATTTCatcattttgatatttgttttgttttattttgtttttttgtcaacCTGTTCATGGTAAAATGGCAAAccaaactgaaaataaatgacATTAGAGTTGCCAGATTGAACAATAAAATGTCAGCTTTATCTCTATTCGAATAACCAAcctctacaaaaaaaaacgccctttaatattattttaattataccaTTCAGCaagtaacattttaataaaaggtCTAAGAAATACAGTTTTCACACTttcatttgtcaatttgtgtTAAAACTTAGTCATATCAGTGTGCAAAAAGGGTCGTTCCTAAAACTGATTCAGATTTGTTTAAGCcaaatcaaaaccaaattcgaatctgtttcaggaataccaACACTATCTAATTAAAGACGAAGTGTTGGTAAACACGGCTTACTAGTAATAAGTTGCACAAAGCATAACAACAAATGTTcattttgaatgaaaattttaaagttttcagtttaaaaaaaatcatgttgTGTGCCGGAACTAATTTTAATCTCGAAATGTATGATAGGTAAAACAGACCTTTAGCAACACACTATGCATTTGGTGCGTATCGATACTCTTTTATAGAGTTGTTCATCGTTTTTCAATCGAACAATTTAGTTCagtagttaaatttttgttgaacgaACTAGTCTCTCAAACAGTTCGTTCGTTCAGTAAATAGATCCCATACAGTTCGTTCAGGAAAAAGATCCCATAACGTTCGATCAGTGAATAGATCTCAATCCCAATATAGTTCGTTCATTAGACTAGGCCACAACATACATCACCCCCtatttgcgttttttttttgagataagaaCCGTATTATagataaactttatataaataaaacagtgGCGAGATAAATTGTCTCGCTTGAGTTCCGCTAGTGCGGTACTCACAAaaggcaaaataaaatagttgcCAGTGTTTTTCAACACCATAGGCAACAGCTGATATTTCTCTGTCGACCGAAAAAATATATGGCGTGTTCATTATTTGGGCagccattaaataaatatcagctgtttgttgtggacgcacaaacaaataaaaggaGAACGTTTGGACTTTTTTACAACAGAGGAGACTTGAATGAAAATGACTAATGAAAATAGCATTtcgataaaaattttataaattgaccCAATATGCGCGTCGCCTGCGTTCCTCCATCACGTTTTCCTTCAGCTTAGGGCATTATGCCAACAATCCCCTCTGCATGTCTTAAAaactattctttttatttattttaaaagtttggagcattttaaaatgtaaacaaaccaaAGCTGACTCCCCAATATGACCACTCAACATTTGGTTACTTTTTGGTATTGCGTTGGTCACACTAGTTTGCGTCGCTAGGCAACCAAATAtatcacttttttttgctcCTCACAAACTTTAGTGAGTACCTACCTCAAGTTATGAATttcctatttatttaatgaaaaccataaattgatttttatataattttaatatatattatcaacAATGTGTCTCTAGCGAGATGTAAGGGGATTCGAGTTAACCATCTAAATGTATTGGGATATATTCATTAAACGAACTGTTTTGAAATCCATTCGCTGATCGATTTGTTATAAGATCTATTCATTGCACGATTTGTTTTGGGATCTATTCACTGAACAAATTGTTTTGGGATCTATtcactgaactaaatgacctACAATTAGGGATTTATTTCGTTCGTTCACTTTAGGGATAAGTTCAATAGATCTTAGTCCGAAAGATTCTACACAACTTTACTCTTTTATATcaccatttaaaatttgcgGCAAACTGTCATTACTATGTGTTGATTTcttgctaattaaaattgagataaaacaaaataaatacattctgccacAATAATGATTTGCTAGGGAATGTCCTAAGCAAAATCGGTACAGTAGAAATGAACAATTTAAATCGATGGGAAATTTGTCGAATAAgattaatatttcatatataaatgtaaaaatttgtgataccaatttttttttttaatgcagttTTGCTTTAAGGTGTAATTTATTTTCGGATGCCAGAATTAGCTACATTATCCTCAAAATAGTTGGCAGTACTCTAGTTACGAACACAATAGTCGACTGTAAAGAATATAGCCTATTACTCACCAGAGACTAGACAAAGCGAAAAAAATCGTATATTTTGCAGGGACCgtatataatgatttttttttttttaaattaaaaaaaacagcaacttgTAATTGTCctagaaaaaaattgtttgcaccaaaatcattataattttcaaatctcTGCATATCGgccatgatttttaaattattaagtttttaagttttttttcaatgataatcattatttttgataaaaaaaaaaataaaaaataatcattatttttgatcaaaataaaataaaaatcacaaattatttttatttttttagctcAAAATAGAACTCAACAGTAATTTACGAATTCTgtaataaactgaaaatttaaatagccttgaacattttttgaatctttaaaaaacactacttcaactgttttaagttgaagtatattttaaaagaatttttttatcaacatctattaaatattgcatacaaaacaaaatcgagcGGCAATGTCTAAACCGAAGTGTTCTGAatttcactttactttttgttatcgaAACTAGCTCTTGCAATCGAAAGTTGCTAGAGttatttcaattgataaataaatttcgagcaacgaaattttagtctaatttagcttctatgtgctatatttcacatgaaatatttaaaataaatttacaaaccGAGTTCgtaaagtaaaaacaagtccatttcgatcggaattgggaacagcaaatagtaaaacggtttttttcgtttagtttttagtttttgaaaacgttcggagttcggaacaggcctgattaCAAAACGTAAATTAGcttgaagaaattaaaatttacaaaatgaaaaagctTATCGGTGAAACcgtacaaaattattttttcaccACCTTCTACAATACCACTGAAAGTGGCCGCAGAAAACGGCAAACATTTCGTCCCTGTGAAATGTACTATGGACCGGTTTCTTCAGGTCCATAGTAAGTTTTACCAGTAAACGGGccaaagtatttattatttcaatatataagagtaatttaaagaaattacttgtattactttgaaaacagtAATTCGCCATAAcagccgttctacttgtccgatctgaCTGCGATTCAGTtcgataatagataataaaattagataatattaaataccaCAAAAAAGGTATTATctgtgtggtggtttttcacGATTTCCGCGTTGCGATAATTTGAAACAAGCTCGCCCTGCTCAAACGCAATTGGAGTCTgtatgccaaatttggtttctctttatcttatagtctctgagatcagGCGTAATAAGGTTGAACGGCTCAATATGTTTACAGTCACCCGAGCAGCGTTGAAAAATTGACCACTGCTTGATCTGGTAGGTCTCTATTATCCGTCCCAGGACGCACCTGCTAAACCGCTGATTAATTTGTATCTAACTAATTTCGCTACTGTGTTTTTAGATTTAAGATTTATCGAACAGCATTTTTTCGATCTGAGTACCTAGccttataggctatttccacgccCACTCACATTttccacatttgctcacactTGAATGTggcatttttggctttccacgaccaaatgtgaaattgttaaaacaatAGCCATTCACCCAAaacaaatcagctgttcggtttctgtgcaataattataaaaagctgacaagagcaacattttaatatttattttgattctaaATTGAcgcaaatttattgcatacCGTTTAAGGTTAGGGtgataattactttttttccACGAGCTTATCGATAAGAATCGGacgttcgataaaaaaatactttgccAAGGCAAatgtcaaaacatttttaatatttaatggtgGTATTCCagtcaaaacatttttaacatttaatggtGGGATTCCAGAAACAGATTCGGACTTGATTTCGATTTGGCTTACGCAAATCTGAATGAGTTTCAGGAACGACCCTTTTTgcacactgatttgattttgatttcgagaataaaacaaaatggcgggaaacacaaattgacaaaCGAAAGTgtgaaaactatttttcttaaactttGTGTTAATAGTTAGCTTACAGAATagtataattagaataatacTAATTGTGTATATTGCGTAAGCTTCAATTATTCGATTTATCAGCTTCATTTCGTCTTTTTAACCTATTTATGTGTCTTAACTTCAATTCTCACAGCCCTTTCTTAAATGTCATATCCATCGGGGAcatctatattatattttgcattaaatacatggtaatttaataatcaattCGTAAATTTTCAACATTCGCCACATTAAAACcgcaacaaaatgtaaacaaacaccAAGTGTGGCCAAATTATGTTATCGAAATGAATGGTCTCACATATTATcgaattgaaatcaaaacgaaatcaGCCTCAGACCTGATTTCGTGAAATCTCTTAGGGTTAAAACACTTTccgtattatttttttattatgccTGGCAGCGCTTTGCATTTTATATGAAGCAGCTCTGAACAGCTGATTGGCGAAATCAAATCTGCAACGaaaccaaatccgaatctgtttcaggaatacagccaaaatgatcattcggattttgtactgaaatgaagttaACATTCAGTCTGAATGATAAAAATTGCGTCGAATGTGaaaaatgtgctgtcgtggtaATAGCCTATTACACCACACATATGTGATCGGCGAAACCAAATTCGTAATAAATCTGATGGACTAGAACGatatcgatttaaaaaaaaaaaaaatcgactTATAcaatca of Drosophila innubila isolate TH190305 chromosome X, UK_Dinn_1.0, whole genome shotgun sequence contains these proteins:
- the LOC117794300 gene encoding kinesin-like protein Nod isoform X4 encodes the protein MDSDKNSVLIAVREAPMRKSLMEGNNLKGKNIINYSEECSNTLIVDGNVYSFDYAFNSSVTQSEIYDAIVHPLVLKVLSGYDCTALAYGQTGTGKSYSMGMTAEPMTEDHLGVVPRCLNDILKQLSELKQQKENDTPPTLVSASFIEIYNEKAYDLLALNADQPIASRSQRRFSSSVYMPLRNQMDLQQILKLGIKNRHVRPTSMNGNSSRSHAIVTIHVIKGNSHARLNIVDLAGSEGVRRTGNEGLARAEGVCINKGLLCINKVLLSMSAGYSMIPYRDSILTTVLQESLNANAYLTLLACVSPHSSDLSETNSTLRFATSAKRVKLTPQLSQQLQKLQHQVIPIFCFSVQVITLPKRSQQMPLKRK
- the LOC117794300 gene encoding kinesin-like protein Nod isoform X5, whose amino-acid sequence is MDSDKNSVLIAVREAPMRKSLMEGNNLKGKNIINYSEECSNTLIVDGNVYSFDYAFNSSVTQSEIYDAIVHPLVLKVLSGYDCTALAYGQTGTGKSYSMGMTAEPMTEDHLGVVPRCLNDILKQLSELKQQKENDTPPTLVSASFIEIYNEKAYDLLALNADQPIASRSQRRFSSSVYMPLRNQMDLQQILKLGIKNRHVRPTSMNGNSSRSHAIVTIHVIKGNSHARLNIVDLAGSEGVRRTGNEGLARAEGVCINKGLLCINKVLLSMSAGYSMIPYRDSILTTVLQAFKS